GCGGATTCCTCCGGGGTCACGACCCACTGCGGGCGCTCAAATTTGGCCGAGGCCAGCGCCACAATATTGCGGTGCTCCGGAATGGCGAGGCACGCATGCATCGCCGCTTGCACTGGCAGAACTTCCAACGCTAACGATGTCATAGGACGACGTTAGTCGGGCCATGATGCGGGAGTGTTACGTGCTGCGTTCCATTTTTGTTTCAGATTGCTTTGCGGTCACTCGAACGCGATGAACCATTGTGCTCTGGATCAGCAGGTTGTCCCATCCTTCGGCACAGTGCCACTGACTAAATAGTCGTCAACAACGCCAAGGACGCAGTCGTTGGACATGCCGTAGGCTCCGTGTCCCTCGCCCTCATAGGTGACCAGGATGCCGCCGTCCAGCACCTCGGACAACCCCTGCGCCCACGAATACGGGGTCGCGGGATCGCCCGTCGACCCGATGACCACAATGGGCCCGGTGCCCCGCGCGCTGACGTCGTAGTCACGCTCGATCGGGGAGTAGGGCCAGTCGTAGCAGTCCCACACCCGCTGCACCCACGCATCGCCCAGGGTCGGCGCCGCCCGCATGATCGAGTCGGCTATCTCGGTGCCGCGGGCGAGCGTCAGCGTCGTCTGCGGTTCCAGGCAGCTGATGGCAACAAAGGCCTGCCCCGCGGTCCCATCAAAGGAACCGTCCTCGTTGCGTGATTCGTACGAATCGGAATTGGCAAGGAGTTGCGAACCATTCCGGTCCCGAATCGCCTCCCCGAGCGCGCTGGTGAGCACCGGCCACAGCGATCGTGAATACAGCGGATAGATGATCCCGACAAGCGCACGGCTCTGGGTCAGTTGCCTGTCATCCGCACCGGTCAGTGGCGATTGCGAGACGTCATCGAGCAGGGTCGCGATCTGGGCCAGGCCGTCATCGACGCTTCCGGATAACGGGCACCCGGATTGTTCCAGGCAGTAAGCAACGTATGACTTCAGCGCCGCTTCGAAGCCGGCGGCCTGGTCGATTTCCATTTGCGCCGGGTCCACCCGCGGATCGATCGCGCTGTCTAGCACCATGCGCCCGGCCCGTCCCGGGAAGAGCGCCGCGTAGGTGCTTCCGAGCAGGCTGCCGTACGAGTAGCCCAGATAGTTCAGCTTCTTCTCCCCCAGCGCGCTGCGGATCGCGTCCATGTCGCGGGCAACCGACTGGGTGTCGACGTGGGCCAGCAGGTCCCCCACCGCGGCCTTGCAGGCTTGCGCAAACATGCGGGACGAGGCCCGGGCCTCGTCCATCCCGCTGGCCGTGAAGGGGAAGGACTGCGCCAGGCGGGCGTCCCACCGCTCGTCGGAGTAGCAGCGAATACCGCTGCTCAGACCGGTACCGCGCGGGTCGAAGCCGATCACGTCGTAGGCGTTGAGGGTGTCCTGCCCGAAAATGCGCTTGACGTGGGTCACGAATTCGGTTCCCGATTCGCCTGGTCCGCCGGGGTTGATGAGCAGCGAGCCCTGCGCCTTACGGGCCGCCGGCAGCTTTTTCAACGCGATGGATACCTGGGCGGTGCCCGGGTCCGCCCAGTCGAGCGGCACAGTGATGCTCCCGCACTCGAATGAGCCATCGCAGGTGGACCAGTCGATTGCCTGCCGGTAATACCTGCGCAGATTCTTGGGGATGCTGCGATCGGCTTCCGCGTTCGCCCCCGTTGCCAACTGCCCCTGCCCGCCGTCGCTCGACGTGGGCAGCGAAACCTGCACCTTGTCGTAGGTTGGCGCTGAACACCCAAGATTCGCCAGGATAGCGGTCCCCGCCGCCAGCAAGGCAACGAACTTGCGTCCCACCGCGCTCACCTAGCTCACCCCGCGCCTTGCGGCCCGGCGGCCAGGTGGGAAACGGCAGGCATCGCGATCGCGATCAGCATCGCCTCGACGGCGAGTATTGGCGCCACGTTGCCCTCGATGCGTAGCCTCGCGGTCCGCACTGCGTCGATCGCCGCGACCACGTGCGACGGTTCGGTGCGATTGGCGCAGGCCAGGATCGCGTCTTCGAGCTTTTCGTTTATTGCGGGCACCTCGGCCGATAACTGCGCGACCAGGACGTCGCGCAAGGCCCCTGAGATGTCCGTCAGCATCTGGTCGATCGTGTCCGTCTCGCGGCGCTTGCGGCGGCGCTTCTGGTCGTCTTCTAGCTGGCGCACCTGCGCCCGCACCGCGGGAGGCAGCGTCTTGAGGTCCAGCGCCCCCAGCGTCGCCAGCAGGTGAGCGCGCTCCTTAGATTCAACCTGATCGGCGACCGCGCCGGCTTCCGCCTTCACCGCGGCGATGATTCTGCCGGCGGTTGCGACCGCGCCGGTAACGTCGCTGAGCCGCAGGACCTCTTCCAGCACCGCGTTGCGTTGCGCGAGGATCTGCGGTTCGCGAGCGAATCTGCGCGCGCGACCGATGTGGCTTTGCGCGGCCCGCGCCGCTGTCAACGCAGTTTCGCGGTCGATTCCATCGCGCTTGACGATAAGATCGGCGACGGCCTCGGGGGCAGGAACGCGCAGGCCCACCTGTCGGCAACGCGAACGGATCGTCACCAGAACGTCCAGCGGGCTGGGCGCGCAGAGGATCCAGACGGTGTGCGGTGCCGGTTCCTCGATCGCCTTGAGCAAAACGTTCGTGGTCCGTTCGAGCATGCGGTCAGCGTCTTCGATCATCATGATCCGCCACGGCCCGCTCACGGTCGTGCGCCCGGCTTTCGATACCAGCTCCCGCACCTCATCAATCGTGATCGTGACCTTGTTGGTGCGCATCACCGTTACATCCGGATGCGTCCCGGCCGCGATCGAGCGGCACGACGCGCACGTCCCACACCCGCCGTTGGGGCATTCCAATGCAGCGGCGAAGGCCAGTGCGGCATTCGACCTGCCCGACCCCGGGGGCCCCGTCAGCAACCACGCGTGCGTCATCGACGCGGGATCCCTGACCGCACGCTGCAATTGGGCGACCGCCCCCGGTTGCCCCACCAACTCATCCCAGACGTTGGATTCGCTCACGAATTGACCCATCCCCTCCTGCCGCACTCGGCCATAATCTCCCCATGCACCCGCGCGATGGACATGCTCGCATCAATCACCAGCCAGCGCTGCGGGTCGCTCGCGGCACGTTCCAAGAACGCTGCGCGGATCCGCTCGCGGAACTCAACGGTGGTGCTCTCCATCCGATCGGCATCGCCATTGCTGCGCGCCGCTGCGACGGCGGGGCTCATATCCAGTAACACGGTGAGGGTGGGTTGCAACCCACCCGTCGCCCACCGCGAAAGTGCCTCGACGTCATCGACGGATAGTTTGCGCCCGGCCGCCTGGTACGCGATCGAGGAATCCGCGTACCTATCGGTTACCACGAACGCGCCGCGAGCCAGCGCCGGGCGAATTATCTCAGCGACGTGTTGGGCGCGGTCTGCGGCGAAGATCAGCGCCTCCGCGCGGGCGCTCATGTCGCGTCCGTGCAGCACCATCTGGCGAAGTTGCGTTCCCAGCGCTGTTCCACCGGGCTCGCGGGTTGCGATCACCTCGCGGGCGGTCTGTGCACGCAGGGCGCTCGCCAGCAAGTCGATCTGGGTGGATTTGCCTACCCCGTCGCCTCCTTCAAAGGAGACGAAAATGCCCGCCTCGGGGTCAACAGCAGCGTCTGGATTCACCCCCAAAGCCTAACGGCTCCCCCGGTCGCGCATGCGGCACCCGCCGGGCGTGTGGATAACTAGTCGCCCTCACCCGGATACACGACGCCAAGCGCGGCGCGCGCCCGGTCCAAGACGGTAAGCACCTCGATCGTGTCGCGCCATGGATTGCGGGCGCTTTGAATCTGCCCGGCATCGATGCACCGCGCCACCTCCGCGGCCTCGAACGCCAGCCCCGCGTGTCCGGCCGGGAATCCGGGCGAAATCTCCTTCGTGAGCCCGTCAGGCAGGTGCAGGCGAACCGATGCGGGGCAGTAAAAGTCCCCGGGGACCTCGATCCACGCCTCGCTGCCCGCGATGACCGCCGTCGTCGCCGTTTTCGCCCACAGCGTCGTGTGCAGCGCTGCGACCGCCTTGCCAGGATAGTCAAGGAGTAGCGCGGCCTGCCCGTCCACCCCGGTGTCCGTGAGCTTCCCGGTTGCCTGCATGGACGCGGGCGCCCCGAGAAAATCGTGCGCATAAGCGACCGTGTAAACACCCAAGTCCAGCAACGCCCCGCCAGCGAGCGCGGGGTTGAGAAGACGCCCGTACGGATCGAAATCGAGTCGCTGCCCGTGGTCCGCGATGATCGAAACGATCTCGCCGATCTGTCCCGAGTTGATTATCTCGTGGACCAATGCTGTGGCCGGCAGGAAGCGCGTCCACATCGCCTCCATAGCGAATAGGTCGGAGCGGAGCGCTCGTTCAAAAATCTCCAAGCCCTCGGTCGCGTTGCGCGCAAAGGCTTTCTCCACCAGCACCGGCTTGCCAGCCTCGAGCGCCAGCAGGGCGTGGTCGCGATGGTGCGAGTGGGGGCTCGCAACGTAGATTGCGTCAACGTCGCGGCTCGCAACCAGGTCCTCGTAGCTTGCATAGGCGCGCGGGACGTGAAAGTCGTGCGCGAAGGAACGCGCCTTTTCTTCGCTGCGCGATCCCACCGCCGCAATCTGGGAAACCGTGTGGTGTTGGACCGCGCGCGCAAACATGCGCGCTATGCCTCCGGCGCCCAAAATCCCCCAGCGAATAGCCGGTGCTGTCGAGGGATCCGGCACCGGCGCCCCCTTGTCGAGCGGCCTCGCGGCGGGCAGATCGTCGATGCAGATTGCCATTGTCGTGATCCCTTCGATCGGTCGCTGCGGGCCAGTTCCGGCGCAGCTATACGGCCGTTGCGGTAGCCATGCCGTCGCCAGACACGGAGGCCAGCGCCACAACTATAACGACAACGAACAAGAGGTAGAGCGCGATTGTTAGGTAGCCGATGATCAGGCCCGCGATCGCGAGGCCGCGGCCGGATTCTCCCGTGCGGTTTATCTTGTTCAGCGCGAGATGCCCAAAAACAACCGGCACCGGCCCGAGCCCCAAAACCGCCGTTACCAGCGAGACGATCGCGAACGCGTTGGTGACGCCAGCCGGGGGCTGCGCGTACCCGACCTGCGAATATCCCGACTGGGTATAGCCCGACTGGGTATAGCCCGGTTGAGAGTAGCCGGGCTGAGAGTAGCCGGGCTGAGAGTAGCCGGGCTGAGAGTAGCCGGGCTGAGAGTAGCCGGGCTGCGGGAACTCAGACTGGACCGGCGCGGCGTATGGATTCTTGCCACCAGCGGAGTCGGCCTGCGGCACGGCCCCGCCTTGGTCGTACCTGTATCCGCGGTATGGTTCGTCCACCGCTCTGCCCTCCTTTACCAAGCCGTCCCTCCCAGCCTACCGAGGCTACCGAAGTTACGACGGGCGATCGCCCACTGTGATTACTTCTTTTTCGCCGACGAGTTCCCCGCCCGCCGCGGAGCCCGCGCCGTTCGCTTCGCCGGTCCTTTGGCCCGCTTCTCGGCAAGCAATTCGACCGCTTGGTCAAAGGTTACAGACTCGACGGTCGCATCGCGTGGCAGTGTCCGGTTGGTGACGCCGTCGGTCACGTAGGGCCCGAATCGCCCGTCCTTGATCACGATCGGCTTCTGCGAGGTCGGATCCTGCCCCAACTCCCGCAGCGGCGCGCTGGCGCTCGTGCCGCCTCTTCCCCGCTTGGGTTGCGCGTAGATCGCCAGAGCCTGCTCCAGCGTGATCGTGAACAGTTCCTCCTCCGAACCGATCGTCCGCGAATCGGTTCCCCGCTTCAGGTACGGGCCGTACCGGCCGTTCTGGGCGGTGATTTCGGTGCCGGTCTCGGGATCGGTTCCGACCACACGCGGCAGAGAGAGCAGCTGCAACGCGTCATCGAGTGTCATAGTTTCGATCGATTGCGATTTGAACAGCGAGGCGGTCCTCGGCTTCGGCAACGCCGCGAGCGCCCGTTTCTTCGCGGCCGCGCTCAATCCCTCTTCCAGAACAGGTTCCGGCAGCACCTCGGTCACGTACGGGCCGAACCTTCCCGGCTTCGCCACGATCTCGTGACCGCTGGCCGGGTCGATCCCCAAGATGCGCCCGCCGTCGGCGCCGGCCGCCAGCAGTTCCTTCGCCTTTTCGACGGTGAGTTCATCGGGAGCTATGTCATCGGGAATGGAGGCACGCGGGGGGTTTTCGCCCTCCTTGACGGGCGCCGACAGATCCTCCAAATACGGCCCGTATCGGCCCACCCGCACGCGGATGTCGTTGCCGATCATCACCGAATTGATGTCTTTGGCATCGATATCGCCCAGGTCGGCGACCAAATCGTGCAGGCCGGCGCGGTCGGCCTCGCCGTCCCCCCCGAAGTAAAACTTGGTGAGCCAGGCTACGCGGTCCTCGTTACCGGACGCGATGGCGTCCAGATCGGCCTCCATTTGCGCCGTGAAGTCGTAGTCGACGATCTGCCCAAAGTGCTCTTCAAGCAGCCTCGTCACGGCGAAGGCCAACCAGCTGGGCACCAGCGCCTGCCCGCGATTGGTGACGTAACCGCGATCCTGGATCACAGAGATGGTCGCCGCGTACGTCGACGGTCGCCCGATCCCGCGTTCCTCAAGCGCACGCACCAAGGAAGCCTCGGTGTAACGCGGTGGCGGGGTCGTCGCGTGCCCCTCGGCCGAAAGCTCATCGGCGCTCAGCGCATCACCCTTGGCCATCTGCGGCAGGCGCTTGTCGGCGCTGTCTGCTGCCTTCGAATAACGATCGGCATCGCGCGATTCCTCGTAGGCCGCCAAGAACCCCGGGAACGTCACAACCGTGCCAGAGGCACCGAACGTAGCCACCTGCCCGCCGCCGGCGGCGGTTTCCATCTCGATGCGCACAGTCGCCGTGTTGCCGCGCGCGTCCGCCATCTGGCTGGCGACCGTCCGCTTCCAGATCAGTTCGTAGAGCCGGAATTCCTCGCCCGAAAGCGTGCCCCTGACATCCTGCGGAGTCCTAAACGAATCACCGGCGGGCCGGATGGCCTCGTGCGCCTCCTGCGCCCCCTTGGCCTGCTTGGCGTAAACGCGCGGCGAGGCGGGAACGTAGTCCGCGCCGTACAGTTCGCTGATCTGCTTGCGCGCCGCGTTGACCGCCTGCGTGCTCAGCGCCGACGAGTCGGTGCGCATGTAAGTGATGTAACCGTTTTCGTACAGGGATTGGGCGACTCGCATGGTCTGCCTGGAAGACAGGCGCAGCTTGCGCGATGCCTCCTGTTGCAGGGTCGATGTCGTAAATGGCGCGGCCGGCTTGCGGGTGTACGGCTTGGTCTCCAGGCTCGAAACCGCAGCGGGCCGGCCCTCCAGGGCGGCGACCAATGCGCGGGCGGCGGCCTCGTCCATCGCAATGGCGTCCCGATTCTTGAGCTTTCCCTGATCGTCGAAGTCGCGACCGGTCGCGACCTTCTTGCCGTCAAGGAGCAGCAGCCGCGCCTCGAACGCGTGGCCCGCGTCGGGCCCGGTCAGCGGCGCAAAAACTCCAGCAAGATCCCAATAGCCGGCCGAGATGAAGGCCATGCGTTCGCGCTCGCGCTCGACTACCAAACGAGTCGCGACCGATTGCACGCGCCCCGCACTCAACCCCTGGCGCACCTTGCGCCACAGCACGGGTGAAACCTCGTACCCGTAAAGGCGATCCAGGATCCGCCGCGTCTCTTGCGCATCCACCAGGCGCGCATCGATGCTGCGGGTGTTGCCCAGCGCGCGTTCAATGGCCTCGCGGGTAATCTCGTGAAATACCATCCGGTGCACGGGCACCTTGGGCTTGAGGGCCTCCAAGAGGTGCCACGCGATGGCCTCACCCTCGCGGTCCTCATCGGTCGCGAGGTAGAGTTCGTCGGCGTCCTTGAGCGCCGCCTTGAGTTCGCGGACCTTCTTTTTCTTGTCCGCATACACCTCGTAGTACGGTTCGAACCCGTTCTCGACATCGACGGCGAACTTACCGAACGGCCCCTTCTTCATATCCGCAGGCAAGTCGGAAGGCTGCGGCAGGTCACGGATGTGCCCCACCGACG
This is a stretch of genomic DNA from Rarobacter incanus. It encodes these proteins:
- a CDS encoding alpha/beta hydrolase, which codes for MSAVGRKFVALLAAGTAILANLGCSAPTYDKVQVSLPTSSDGGQGQLATGANAEADRSIPKNLRRYYRQAIDWSTCDGSFECGSITVPLDWADPGTAQVSIALKKLPAARKAQGSLLINPGGPGESGTEFVTHVKRIFGQDTLNAYDVIGFDPRGTGLSSGIRCYSDERWDARLAQSFPFTASGMDEARASSRMFAQACKAAVGDLLAHVDTQSVARDMDAIRSALGEKKLNYLGYSYGSLLGSTYAALFPGRAGRMVLDSAIDPRVDPAQMEIDQAAGFEAALKSYVAYCLEQSGCPLSGSVDDGLAQIATLLDDVSQSPLTGADDRQLTQSRALVGIIYPLYSRSLWPVLTSALGEAIRDRNGSQLLANSDSYESRNEDGSFDGTAGQAFVAISCLEPQTTLTLARGTEIADSIMRAAPTLGDAWVQRVWDCYDWPYSPIERDYDVSARGTGPIVVIGSTGDPATPYSWAQGLSEVLDGGILVTYEGEGHGAYGMSNDCVLGVVDDYLVSGTVPKDGTTC
- a CDS encoding DNA polymerase III subunit delta', which translates into the protein MSESNVWDELVGQPGAVAQLQRAVRDPASMTHAWLLTGPPGSGRSNAALAFAAALECPNGGCGTCASCRSIAAGTHPDVTVMRTNKVTITIDEVRELVSKAGRTTVSGPWRIMMIEDADRMLERTTNVLLKAIEEPAPHTVWILCAPSPLDVLVTIRSRCRQVGLRVPAPEAVADLIVKRDGIDRETALTAARAAQSHIGRARRFAREPQILAQRNAVLEEVLRLSDVTGAVATAGRIIAAVKAEAGAVADQVESKERAHLLATLGALDLKTLPPAVRAQVRQLEDDQKRRRKRRETDTIDQMLTDISGALRDVLVAQLSAEVPAINEKLEDAILACANRTEPSHVVAAIDAVRTARLRIEGNVAPILAVEAMLIAIAMPAVSHLAAGPQGAG
- the tmk gene encoding dTMP kinase, with product MNPDAAVDPEAGIFVSFEGGDGVGKSTQIDLLASALRAQTAREVIATREPGGTALGTQLRQMVLHGRDMSARAEALIFAADRAQHVAEIIRPALARGAFVVTDRYADSSIAYQAAGRKLSVDDVEALSRWATGGLQPTLTVLLDMSPAVAAARSNGDADRMESTTVEFRERIRAAFLERAASDPQRWLVIDASMSIARVHGEIMAECGRRGWVNS
- a CDS encoding Gfo/Idh/MocA family protein, with product MAICIDDLPAARPLDKGAPVPDPSTAPAIRWGILGAGGIARMFARAVQHHTVSQIAAVGSRSEEKARSFAHDFHVPRAYASYEDLVASRDVDAIYVASPHSHHRDHALLALEAGKPVLVEKAFARNATEGLEIFERALRSDLFAMEAMWTRFLPATALVHEIINSGQIGEIVSIIADHGQRLDFDPYGRLLNPALAGGALLDLGVYTVAYAHDFLGAPASMQATGKLTDTGVDGQAALLLDYPGKAVAALHTTLWAKTATTAVIAGSEAWIEVPGDFYCPASVRLHLPDGLTKEISPGFPAGHAGLAFEAAEVARCIDAGQIQSARNPWRDTIEVLTVLDRARAALGVVYPGEGD
- a CDS encoding DUF4190 domain-containing protein codes for the protein MDEPYRGYRYDQGGAVPQADSAGGKNPYAAPVQSEFPQPGYSQPGYSQPGYSQPGYSQPGYSQPGYTQSGYTQSGYSQVGYAQPPAGVTNAFAIVSLVTAVLGLGPVPVVFGHLALNKINRTGESGRGLAIAGLIIGYLTIALYLLFVVVIVVALASVSGDGMATATAV
- the topA gene encoding type I DNA topoisomerase, producing MSAGRKLVIVESPAKARTISGYLGDEYEVEASVGHIRDLPQPSDLPADMKKGPFGKFAVDVENGFEPYYEVYADKKKKVRELKAALKDADELYLATDEDREGEAIAWHLLEALKPKVPVHRMVFHEITREAIERALGNTRSIDARLVDAQETRRILDRLYGYEVSPVLWRKVRQGLSAGRVQSVATRLVVERERERMAFISAGYWDLAGVFAPLTGPDAGHAFEARLLLLDGKKVATGRDFDDQGKLKNRDAIAMDEAAARALVAALEGRPAAVSSLETKPYTRKPAAPFTTSTLQQEASRKLRLSSRQTMRVAQSLYENGYITYMRTDSSALSTQAVNAARKQISELYGADYVPASPRVYAKQAKGAQEAHEAIRPAGDSFRTPQDVRGTLSGEEFRLYELIWKRTVASQMADARGNTATVRIEMETAAGGGQVATFGASGTVVTFPGFLAAYEESRDADRYSKAADSADKRLPQMAKGDALSADELSAEGHATTPPPRYTEASLVRALEERGIGRPSTYAATISVIQDRGYVTNRGQALVPSWLAFAVTRLLEEHFGQIVDYDFTAQMEADLDAIASGNEDRVAWLTKFYFGGDGEADRAGLHDLVADLGDIDAKDINSVMIGNDIRVRVGRYGPYLEDLSAPVKEGENPPRASIPDDIAPDELTVEKAKELLAAGADGGRILGIDPASGHEIVAKPGRFGPYVTEVLPEPVLEEGLSAAAKKRALAALPKPRTASLFKSQSIETMTLDDALQLLSLPRVVGTDPETGTEITAQNGRYGPYLKRGTDSRTIGSEEELFTITLEQALAIYAQPKRGRGGTSASAPLRELGQDPTSQKPIVIKDGRFGPYVTDGVTNRTLPRDATVESVTFDQAVELLAEKRAKGPAKRTARAPRRAGNSSAKKK